The Rhododendron vialii isolate Sample 1 chromosome 6a, ASM3025357v1 genome includes a window with the following:
- the LOC131330255 gene encoding uncharacterized protein LOC131330255 isoform X8 gives METPMLRCGVVGPVTRSRSKAGEALSSLVGKKRKNREVVASVQTKKNAKVASVQKKKKAKGVTTNSEEEAVGLTSEQRQEYSHKDFDYPEFYRGPSSDLPIHIILATEFNPDLPANFSRQIKNSAKAMDYYNSRFNSNYVEPFNPLLMTTREVGGGYLDFVVIDTHKSGRHANEMFQAILYTSPGKEPEALMCRPEYMPPGTKKGYRPLKVGW, from the exons ATGGAAACTCCGATGCTCAGATGTGGTGTTGTCGGCCCAGTGACCCGCTCACGATCGAAAGCTGGAGAAGCGTTGTCATCGTTGGTGGGGAAAAAACGTAAAAATCGTGAGGTG GTAGCTTCCGTTCAAACAAAGAAGAACGCAAAGGTAGCttcagttcaaaaaaagaagaaagcaaag GGTGTCACTACAAATTCTGAGGAGGAGGCGGTGGGCTTGACATCAGAACAGCGGCAGGAATACTCCCACAAGGATTTCGATTACCCT GAGTTTTATCGTGGACCTTCTAGCGACCTACCTATACACATTATTTTAGCTACAGAATTCAATCCAGATTTACCGGCTAATTTCTCCCGTCAGATAAAAAACTCGGCCAAGGCTATGGATTATTACAACAGTCGATTT AACTCAAACTACGTCGAACCTTTTAATCCCCTCCTGATGACAACGCGGGAGGTTGGTGGTGGTTATTTGGATTTCGTTGTCATAGACACCCATAAATCAGGTCGACATGCCAATGAGATGTTCCAAGCTATCCTGTATACCTCTCCTGGTAAGGAACCCGAGGCCCTCATGTGCAGACCTGAATACATGCCCCCTGGCACCAAGAAAGGTTACCGCCCCTTGAAAG TTGGTTGGTGA
- the LOC131330255 gene encoding uncharacterized protein LOC131330255 isoform X1, giving the protein METPMLRCGVVGPVTRSRSKAGEALSSLVGKKRKNREVVCSGETSNSSSSDDLLMHLQIDEEFSREYCFTDCEKSDLLLLQAYSDLKKKYVAKVASVQKKNTTAKVASVQTKKNAKVASVQKKKKAKGVTTNSEEEAVGLTSEQRQEYSHKDFDYPEFYRGPSSDLPIHIILATEFNPDLPANFSRQIKNSAKAMDYYNSRFNSNYVEPFNPLLMTTREVGGGYLDFVVIDTHKSGRHANEMFQAILYTSPGKEPEALMCRPEYMPPGTKKGYRPLKVGW; this is encoded by the exons ATGGAAACTCCGATGCTCAGATGTGGTGTTGTCGGCCCAGTGACCCGCTCACGATCGAAAGCTGGAGAAGCGTTGTCATCGTTGGTGGGGAAAAAACGTAAAAATCGTGAGGTGGTATGCTCTGGCGAGACGTCTAACAGTTCGTCATCAGATGATCTTCTGATGCATTTACAGATTGACGAAGAATTCTCTCGCGAGTATTGTTTCACCGACTGCGAGAAATCAGACCTGCTGCTGCTGCAGGCATACTCAGATCTAAAGAAGAAATACGTCGCTAAGGTAGcttccgttcaaaaaaagaacacCACCGCAAAGGTAGCTTCCGTTCAAACAAAGAAGAACGCAAAGGTAGCttcagttcaaaaaaagaagaaagcaaag GGTGTCACTACAAATTCTGAGGAGGAGGCGGTGGGCTTGACATCAGAACAGCGGCAGGAATACTCCCACAAGGATTTCGATTACCCT GAGTTTTATCGTGGACCTTCTAGCGACCTACCTATACACATTATTTTAGCTACAGAATTCAATCCAGATTTACCGGCTAATTTCTCCCGTCAGATAAAAAACTCGGCCAAGGCTATGGATTATTACAACAGTCGATTT AACTCAAACTACGTCGAACCTTTTAATCCCCTCCTGATGACAACGCGGGAGGTTGGTGGTGGTTATTTGGATTTCGTTGTCATAGACACCCATAAATCAGGTCGACATGCCAATGAGATGTTCCAAGCTATCCTGTATACCTCTCCTGGTAAGGAACCCGAGGCCCTCATGTGCAGACCTGAATACATGCCCCCTGGCACCAAGAAAGGTTACCGCCCCTTGAAAG TTGGTTGGTGA
- the LOC131330255 gene encoding uncharacterized protein LOC131330255 isoform X3, translating to METPMLRCGVVGPVTRSRSKAGEALSSLVGKKRKNREVVCSGETSNSSSSDDLLMHLQIDEEFSREYCFTDCEKSDLLLLQAYSDLKKKYVAKVASVQKKKKAKGVTTNSEEEAVGLTSEQRQEYSHKDFDYPEFYRGPSSDLPIHIILATEFNPDLPANFSRQIKNSAKAMDYYNSRFNSNYVEPFNPLLMTTREVGGGYLDFVVIDTHKSGRHANEMFQAILYTSPGKEPEALMCRPEYMPPGTKKGYRPLKVGW from the exons ATGGAAACTCCGATGCTCAGATGTGGTGTTGTCGGCCCAGTGACCCGCTCACGATCGAAAGCTGGAGAAGCGTTGTCATCGTTGGTGGGGAAAAAACGTAAAAATCGTGAGGTGGTATGCTCTGGCGAGACGTCTAACAGTTCGTCATCAGATGATCTTCTGATGCATTTACAGATTGACGAAGAATTCTCTCGCGAGTATTGTTTCACCGACTGCGAGAAATCAGACCTGCTGCTGCTGCAGGCATACTCAGATCTAAAGAAGAAATACGTCGCTAAG GTAGCttcagttcaaaaaaagaagaaagcaaag GGTGTCACTACAAATTCTGAGGAGGAGGCGGTGGGCTTGACATCAGAACAGCGGCAGGAATACTCCCACAAGGATTTCGATTACCCT GAGTTTTATCGTGGACCTTCTAGCGACCTACCTATACACATTATTTTAGCTACAGAATTCAATCCAGATTTACCGGCTAATTTCTCCCGTCAGATAAAAAACTCGGCCAAGGCTATGGATTATTACAACAGTCGATTT AACTCAAACTACGTCGAACCTTTTAATCCCCTCCTGATGACAACGCGGGAGGTTGGTGGTGGTTATTTGGATTTCGTTGTCATAGACACCCATAAATCAGGTCGACATGCCAATGAGATGTTCCAAGCTATCCTGTATACCTCTCCTGGTAAGGAACCCGAGGCCCTCATGTGCAGACCTGAATACATGCCCCCTGGCACCAAGAAAGGTTACCGCCCCTTGAAAG TTGGTTGGTGA
- the LOC131330256 gene encoding pectinesterase inhibitor-like, producing the protein MDFSCSKSSSLMVSLLLVLLLNGSSSQPSDLVRTICPRTINNILCLQIFKSDPHSETADVKGLARIAIDAGEASANQTLNTLGSLFNSTPASSLKDVYQTCVRNYETAISKLETAKNLLSSPNYKSASGLSTDATTNISSCDTSFILLPEPYGSAVLSFLDLTRKSSNLARIIEIILVDFLV; encoded by the coding sequence ATGGATTTTTCGTGCAGTAAGTCTTCTTCCTTGATGGTTTCTCTTTTGCTAGTGCTTCTACTCAATGGCTCGTCATCTCAACCAAGTGATTTGGTTAGAACAATCTGCCCCAGAACTATCAACAATATTTTGTGCCTACAGATTTTCAAATCCGACCCTCATTCAGAAACTGCAGATGTTAAAGGCCTCGCACGGATCGCAATCGATGCGGGTGAAGCCTCGGCTAACCAAACCCTCAATACTCTTGGCTCTCTCTTTAATAGCACACCGGCAAGCTCTTTAAAAGATGTATATCAGACATGCGTAAGAAACTATGAGACAGCCATTTCCAAGCTCGAGACAGCAAAGAATCTTCTGTCGTCCCCCAATTATAAATCTGCATCTGGTCTTTCTACAGATGCAACGACTAATATCTCGAGTTGTGACACTAGTTTCATATTATTACCAGAACCGTACGGGTCAGCAGTACTTTCTTTTTTAGATTTGACTAGAAAGTCCTCCAACCTTGCCCGAATCATTGAAATTATTTTAGTGGATTTTCTCGTGTAA
- the LOC131330255 gene encoding uncharacterized protein LOC131330255 isoform X4 gives METPMLRCGVVGPVTRSRSKAGEALSSLVGKKRKNREVAYSDLKKKYVAKVASVQKKNTTAKVASVQTKKNAKVASVQKKKKAKGVTTNSEEEAVGLTSEQRQEYSHKDFDYPEFYRGPSSDLPIHIILATEFNPDLPANFSRQIKNSAKAMDYYNSRFNSNYVEPFNPLLMTTREVGGGYLDFVVIDTHKSGRHANEMFQAILYTSPGKEPEALMCRPEYMPPGTKKGYRPLKVGW, from the exons ATGGAAACTCCGATGCTCAGATGTGGTGTTGTCGGCCCAGTGACCCGCTCACGATCGAAAGCTGGAGAAGCGTTGTCATCGTTGGTGGGGAAAAAACGTAAAAATCGTGAGGTG GCATACTCAGATCTAAAGAAGAAATACGTCGCTAAGGTAGcttccgttcaaaaaaagaacacCACCGCAAAGGTAGCTTCCGTTCAAACAAAGAAGAACGCAAAGGTAGCttcagttcaaaaaaagaagaaagcaaag GGTGTCACTACAAATTCTGAGGAGGAGGCGGTGGGCTTGACATCAGAACAGCGGCAGGAATACTCCCACAAGGATTTCGATTACCCT GAGTTTTATCGTGGACCTTCTAGCGACCTACCTATACACATTATTTTAGCTACAGAATTCAATCCAGATTTACCGGCTAATTTCTCCCGTCAGATAAAAAACTCGGCCAAGGCTATGGATTATTACAACAGTCGATTT AACTCAAACTACGTCGAACCTTTTAATCCCCTCCTGATGACAACGCGGGAGGTTGGTGGTGGTTATTTGGATTTCGTTGTCATAGACACCCATAAATCAGGTCGACATGCCAATGAGATGTTCCAAGCTATCCTGTATACCTCTCCTGGTAAGGAACCCGAGGCCCTCATGTGCAGACCTGAATACATGCCCCCTGGCACCAAGAAAGGTTACCGCCCCTTGAAAG TTGGTTGGTGA
- the LOC131330255 gene encoding uncharacterized protein LOC131330255 isoform X5 produces the protein METPMLRCGVVGPVTRSRSKAGEALSSLVGKKRKNREVVASVQKKNTTAKVASVQTKKNAKVASVQKKKKAKGVTTNSEEEAVGLTSEQRQEYSHKDFDYPEFYRGPSSDLPIHIILATEFNPDLPANFSRQIKNSAKAMDYYNSRFNSNYVEPFNPLLMTTREVGGGYLDFVVIDTHKSGRHANEMFQAILYTSPGKEPEALMCRPEYMPPGTKKGYRPLKVGW, from the exons ATGGAAACTCCGATGCTCAGATGTGGTGTTGTCGGCCCAGTGACCCGCTCACGATCGAAAGCTGGAGAAGCGTTGTCATCGTTGGTGGGGAAAAAACGTAAAAATCGTGAGGTG GTAGcttccgttcaaaaaaagaacacCACCGCAAAGGTAGCTTCCGTTCAAACAAAGAAGAACGCAAAGGTAGCttcagttcaaaaaaagaagaaagcaaag GGTGTCACTACAAATTCTGAGGAGGAGGCGGTGGGCTTGACATCAGAACAGCGGCAGGAATACTCCCACAAGGATTTCGATTACCCT GAGTTTTATCGTGGACCTTCTAGCGACCTACCTATACACATTATTTTAGCTACAGAATTCAATCCAGATTTACCGGCTAATTTCTCCCGTCAGATAAAAAACTCGGCCAAGGCTATGGATTATTACAACAGTCGATTT AACTCAAACTACGTCGAACCTTTTAATCCCCTCCTGATGACAACGCGGGAGGTTGGTGGTGGTTATTTGGATTTCGTTGTCATAGACACCCATAAATCAGGTCGACATGCCAATGAGATGTTCCAAGCTATCCTGTATACCTCTCCTGGTAAGGAACCCGAGGCCCTCATGTGCAGACCTGAATACATGCCCCCTGGCACCAAGAAAGGTTACCGCCCCTTGAAAG TTGGTTGGTGA
- the LOC131330255 gene encoding uncharacterized protein LOC131330255 isoform X2 produces METPMLRCGVVGPVTRSRSKAGEALSSLVGKKRKNREVVCSGETSNSSSSDDLLMHLQIDEEFSREYCFTDCEKSDLLLLQAYSDLKKKYVAKVASVQTKKNAKVASVQKKKKAKGVTTNSEEEAVGLTSEQRQEYSHKDFDYPEFYRGPSSDLPIHIILATEFNPDLPANFSRQIKNSAKAMDYYNSRFNSNYVEPFNPLLMTTREVGGGYLDFVVIDTHKSGRHANEMFQAILYTSPGKEPEALMCRPEYMPPGTKKGYRPLKVGW; encoded by the exons ATGGAAACTCCGATGCTCAGATGTGGTGTTGTCGGCCCAGTGACCCGCTCACGATCGAAAGCTGGAGAAGCGTTGTCATCGTTGGTGGGGAAAAAACGTAAAAATCGTGAGGTGGTATGCTCTGGCGAGACGTCTAACAGTTCGTCATCAGATGATCTTCTGATGCATTTACAGATTGACGAAGAATTCTCTCGCGAGTATTGTTTCACCGACTGCGAGAAATCAGACCTGCTGCTGCTGCAGGCATACTCAGATCTAAAGAAGAAATACGTCGCTAAG GTAGCTTCCGTTCAAACAAAGAAGAACGCAAAGGTAGCttcagttcaaaaaaagaagaaagcaaag GGTGTCACTACAAATTCTGAGGAGGAGGCGGTGGGCTTGACATCAGAACAGCGGCAGGAATACTCCCACAAGGATTTCGATTACCCT GAGTTTTATCGTGGACCTTCTAGCGACCTACCTATACACATTATTTTAGCTACAGAATTCAATCCAGATTTACCGGCTAATTTCTCCCGTCAGATAAAAAACTCGGCCAAGGCTATGGATTATTACAACAGTCGATTT AACTCAAACTACGTCGAACCTTTTAATCCCCTCCTGATGACAACGCGGGAGGTTGGTGGTGGTTATTTGGATTTCGTTGTCATAGACACCCATAAATCAGGTCGACATGCCAATGAGATGTTCCAAGCTATCCTGTATACCTCTCCTGGTAAGGAACCCGAGGCCCTCATGTGCAGACCTGAATACATGCCCCCTGGCACCAAGAAAGGTTACCGCCCCTTGAAAG TTGGTTGGTGA
- the LOC131330255 gene encoding uncharacterized protein LOC131330255 isoform X6 produces the protein METPMLRCGVVGPVTRSRSKAGEALSSLVGKKRKNREVAYSDLKKKYVAKVASVQTKKNAKVASVQKKKKAKGVTTNSEEEAVGLTSEQRQEYSHKDFDYPEFYRGPSSDLPIHIILATEFNPDLPANFSRQIKNSAKAMDYYNSRFNSNYVEPFNPLLMTTREVGGGYLDFVVIDTHKSGRHANEMFQAILYTSPGKEPEALMCRPEYMPPGTKKGYRPLKVGW, from the exons ATGGAAACTCCGATGCTCAGATGTGGTGTTGTCGGCCCAGTGACCCGCTCACGATCGAAAGCTGGAGAAGCGTTGTCATCGTTGGTGGGGAAAAAACGTAAAAATCGTGAGGTG GCATACTCAGATCTAAAGAAGAAATACGTCGCTAAG GTAGCTTCCGTTCAAACAAAGAAGAACGCAAAGGTAGCttcagttcaaaaaaagaagaaagcaaag GGTGTCACTACAAATTCTGAGGAGGAGGCGGTGGGCTTGACATCAGAACAGCGGCAGGAATACTCCCACAAGGATTTCGATTACCCT GAGTTTTATCGTGGACCTTCTAGCGACCTACCTATACACATTATTTTAGCTACAGAATTCAATCCAGATTTACCGGCTAATTTCTCCCGTCAGATAAAAAACTCGGCCAAGGCTATGGATTATTACAACAGTCGATTT AACTCAAACTACGTCGAACCTTTTAATCCCCTCCTGATGACAACGCGGGAGGTTGGTGGTGGTTATTTGGATTTCGTTGTCATAGACACCCATAAATCAGGTCGACATGCCAATGAGATGTTCCAAGCTATCCTGTATACCTCTCCTGGTAAGGAACCCGAGGCCCTCATGTGCAGACCTGAATACATGCCCCCTGGCACCAAGAAAGGTTACCGCCCCTTGAAAG TTGGTTGGTGA
- the LOC131330255 gene encoding uncharacterized protein LOC131330255 isoform X9, translating to METPMLRCGVVGPVTRSRSKAGEALSSLVGKKRKNREVVASVQKKKKAKGVTTNSEEEAVGLTSEQRQEYSHKDFDYPEFYRGPSSDLPIHIILATEFNPDLPANFSRQIKNSAKAMDYYNSRFNSNYVEPFNPLLMTTREVGGGYLDFVVIDTHKSGRHANEMFQAILYTSPGKEPEALMCRPEYMPPGTKKGYRPLKVGW from the exons ATGGAAACTCCGATGCTCAGATGTGGTGTTGTCGGCCCAGTGACCCGCTCACGATCGAAAGCTGGAGAAGCGTTGTCATCGTTGGTGGGGAAAAAACGTAAAAATCGTGAGGTG GTAGCttcagttcaaaaaaagaagaaagcaaag GGTGTCACTACAAATTCTGAGGAGGAGGCGGTGGGCTTGACATCAGAACAGCGGCAGGAATACTCCCACAAGGATTTCGATTACCCT GAGTTTTATCGTGGACCTTCTAGCGACCTACCTATACACATTATTTTAGCTACAGAATTCAATCCAGATTTACCGGCTAATTTCTCCCGTCAGATAAAAAACTCGGCCAAGGCTATGGATTATTACAACAGTCGATTT AACTCAAACTACGTCGAACCTTTTAATCCCCTCCTGATGACAACGCGGGAGGTTGGTGGTGGTTATTTGGATTTCGTTGTCATAGACACCCATAAATCAGGTCGACATGCCAATGAGATGTTCCAAGCTATCCTGTATACCTCTCCTGGTAAGGAACCCGAGGCCCTCATGTGCAGACCTGAATACATGCCCCCTGGCACCAAGAAAGGTTACCGCCCCTTGAAAG TTGGTTGGTGA
- the LOC131330255 gene encoding uncharacterized protein LOC131330255 isoform X7 — protein sequence METPMLRCGVVGPVTRSRSKAGEALSSLVGKKRKNREVAYSDLKKKYVAKVASVQKKKKAKGVTTNSEEEAVGLTSEQRQEYSHKDFDYPEFYRGPSSDLPIHIILATEFNPDLPANFSRQIKNSAKAMDYYNSRFNSNYVEPFNPLLMTTREVGGGYLDFVVIDTHKSGRHANEMFQAILYTSPGKEPEALMCRPEYMPPGTKKGYRPLKVGW from the exons ATGGAAACTCCGATGCTCAGATGTGGTGTTGTCGGCCCAGTGACCCGCTCACGATCGAAAGCTGGAGAAGCGTTGTCATCGTTGGTGGGGAAAAAACGTAAAAATCGTGAGGTG GCATACTCAGATCTAAAGAAGAAATACGTCGCTAAG GTAGCttcagttcaaaaaaagaagaaagcaaag GGTGTCACTACAAATTCTGAGGAGGAGGCGGTGGGCTTGACATCAGAACAGCGGCAGGAATACTCCCACAAGGATTTCGATTACCCT GAGTTTTATCGTGGACCTTCTAGCGACCTACCTATACACATTATTTTAGCTACAGAATTCAATCCAGATTTACCGGCTAATTTCTCCCGTCAGATAAAAAACTCGGCCAAGGCTATGGATTATTACAACAGTCGATTT AACTCAAACTACGTCGAACCTTTTAATCCCCTCCTGATGACAACGCGGGAGGTTGGTGGTGGTTATTTGGATTTCGTTGTCATAGACACCCATAAATCAGGTCGACATGCCAATGAGATGTTCCAAGCTATCCTGTATACCTCTCCTGGTAAGGAACCCGAGGCCCTCATGTGCAGACCTGAATACATGCCCCCTGGCACCAAGAAAGGTTACCGCCCCTTGAAAG TTGGTTGGTGA